The Methanosarcina barkeri MS DNA window TAGTTTTGGAGATATTCCATGCATTTTTTCAATTGGTCCAGCACCCAGGTTCGGCTTTTTTGGAGTTTATGTTCAATATGCAGATCGGATACCGGCAAAGACACATGAACAAATTTAAATCCGCAATCAATAGACGCCTTTAAATCTTCTAAATTTGCTCTGTTCCATGCAATAAGGTTCGATTTTATCGGCAGGTTGAGCATTAGTTTCAGGTCTTCACATTCCTGTTTTCCCATAGCAGGAATGCCAGCTTCAATCCATTTCACTTTTGCTTTATCTAAAGCCAAAATTATATTCATTCTTTCTTCAACCGAAAACACAACACCTGCAGATTGTTCCCCATCACGCAATGTGGTGTCAATGATTTCAAAGCCTTCATTTCTAATCACAGGAGATTTCTCCTTTAATTGATAAGTGGACATTAGATTCTTTTATCGCTTCCATATGTAAATTATAAAGAGTTTTAAGCTGAGCATCTGTCACCGGTTTTTTTTGCAGAACCGCTGTATGCCTTACTTTATCAAGCAGTGTAGCTGCTTCCTGCGGACTAAGAGACAGATCCAGTTGTCGAAATTTTTGTGTTAAGGATGCTGTTCCTGAGTGTTTTCCTATCACTAAAAACCTGCTTAGACCAACTTCTTCAGGCTTGATCGCTTCATATAAATTTGGATTTTTGATAATACCGTCAACATGGATACCGGATTCGTGTGCGAATACATTTTTTCCTATAATGGCTTTTTCTCCGGGCAATATAATGCCAGCCCTGTGTAAAATGTTCTCACAATCTGCTGCAATAGTATAACCATTAGGTACCTGTTCATTTTTCCACAAATGCCTTGCTGCCATTAAGACTTCTTCCATGGCTGCTACTCCTGGAATCCCAATACCGCTAACTGCCGTTGCGACATACTCAACGCCTGCCCGTAATGCTGAAAGCGTATTGGCAGTAGCCATACCATAATTATTGCATCCCATGTATTCAACAGGACATTGAGCCATATCCGTGAAAAGATTAAGTTTATTATAAGTAGTGAAAGGGTCCATTTTCCCGTTTACATCGCCCAGTATCAACCTTTTTATCTCGTACTCAGCAATGAAGGGATCTAATATATCTACTATATTTACTTCTTCTACTGGGAATTCCAGTGCATTATCAATACTTAGATAAATTTCCTGATTATTACTACAAACTGTTTGCAGTACATGTTCAGTTAGTTTAAGTTTATCGTGTATGGAGGCAAATGGATCCAGAGAAATATTGATTACTATTTTTGAAAACCCGAGCTTTTTCGCCTTGTATACCTCTTGCTCTGAACATTCCACTCTACATCTTAAATTTTCCAAAAGGTCATCGGTCTTAAATTTAACCATTTTTTTATCTAATTTAACCATACTTGTCTTTAATTTGACCACGTTTGTCTCTAAACTGCTCAAAGAAACATCTGCCACGTCCAGTGAATACTTCTTTAAAACAGACAGAATAAACTTAAAATCGGCAGGATCATTAAATCCAAGGCGTAGTATCTCGTTTATTGTATAATCCACAATTGAAATTTTATTGTTTTCCTTCAATTCAATTCCTTTCCCGATATGTAATTTAACCTGGATTGATGTATTTGATCAAGTGAGTGAATAAGAAACTGTAATCTTTCAAAAGTCAGGAAAATCCTGCATCCACATGTTGTTGTATTTGCATAGGAATACATGCTCTTCTATGCTCATCTACATCTATAATTCTAACATCAATTCCATAGACCTGTTTCATATTATGTTCAGTGACAACAATTTCCGGTTTTCCTGTTTCCATAATTGTGCCCTGATTCATGATAGCTACCTTATTACAGGATAAAAAGGCGTGGTCTGGAAAATGTGAAGTCATTACAACCGATAGCCCAGTTTTAGATAATTCCTTTATGACTTTGAGCGTTCGTATCTGGTTCCCAAAATCCAGATGGGATGTTGGTTCGTCGAGGAGAAGGATTTCGGGCTGTTGAGCTATTGCTCTTGCCATTAAAACAAGCTGTCTTTCACCACCACTGATCTCAGTGTAGGTTTTATTCTTTAGATGCAAGATTCCAAGCCTTTCCAGAGCCTCTTCAGCAATTTTATAATCTTTCGTTCCGGGAACAGATGTTAAACTCAAATGTGGAGTTCTGCCCATCAGAACTATATCGAGAACTGAAAACGCAAAAATTGAACTATTTGATTGCGGGATATATCCGATGATTTTTGCAAGTTCAGTTTCTTTCATTGAGTAAATACTCTTATTTTTCAGTAATATCTCGCCGCTTTTCAGTTTAAGCAAGCTGTTCATACATTTGATTAAAGTCGATTTTCCGGTCCCGTTAGGCCCCAGAATACATAGGACGTCCCCCTTCTCAACTGAGAGGTTTACGTTTTTGAAGACGTTTTTCTTTCTGTTGTAAGAGAACTCTGCATCCCTAATATCCATAATATTGCTCATGACCATCCCTCGTAGCCTTTC harbors:
- a CDS encoding homocitrate synthase/isopropylmalate synthase family protein — protein: MKENNKISIVDYTINEILRLGFNDPADFKFILSVLKKYSLDVADVSLSSLETNVVKLKTSMVKLDKKMVKFKTDDLLENLRCRVECSEQEVYKAKKLGFSKIVINISLDPFASIHDKLKLTEHVLQTVCSNNQEIYLSIDNALEFPVEEVNIVDILDPFIAEYEIKRLILGDVNGKMDPFTTYNKLNLFTDMAQCPVEYMGCNNYGMATANTLSALRAGVEYVATAVSGIGIPGVAAMEEVLMAARHLWKNEQVPNGYTIAADCENILHRAGIILPGEKAIIGKNVFAHESGIHVDGIIKNPNLYEAIKPEEVGLSRFLVIGKHSGTASLTQKFRQLDLSLSPQEAATLLDKVRHTAVLQKKPVTDAQLKTLYNLHMEAIKESNVHLSIKGEISCD
- a CDS encoding ABC transporter ATP-binding protein, which translates into the protein MSNIMDIRDAEFSYNRKKNVFKNVNLSVEKGDVLCILGPNGTGKSTLIKCMNSLLKLKSGEILLKNKSIYSMKETELAKIIGYIPQSNSSIFAFSVLDIVLMGRTPHLSLTSVPGTKDYKIAEEALERLGILHLKNKTYTEISGGERQLVLMARAIAQQPEILLLDEPTSHLDFGNQIRTLKVIKELSKTGLSVVMTSHFPDHAFLSCNKVAIMNQGTIMETGKPEIVVTEHNMKQVYGIDVRIIDVDEHRRACIPMQIQQHVDAGFS